One segment of Haemophilus influenzae DNA contains the following:
- a CDS encoding SurA N-terminal domain-containing protein has product MLIEKMHNLTNSKISKFILGLITVSFLVGGMSGYLFSSNDTYAAKVNGEVISQQDFLNRYNQEFEIRAQREGEAFMGQSDSPEFVTALRQNIVNLMIDQELLRQYVKELKLGVSDEMIKRAIVTDPNFQVKGKFDNSVYQRILQQNHLTSDGYASILRASLPLEQIQNGVANSEFIVPAQVKNSAEIFFQKRLARLATLSLADEMAKQSVSDDEIKTYYEANQKSFVQPEQVKVQYIDLSADNISKNLQVTDIEIAQYYQDNKAQFMTQRLAHIQFANEQDAKVAYEELQKGANFADVAKTKSLDKISGENGGDLGWVNANELPKAFEDAAAALQVGQYSQPINVDGNYHIVLVQERKAQSLENVKAQIADLVRKSLMESRYFSLEKQASDKAFEDSKSLNTAAQAAGVKVQESDYFSRQNVPAGLNFPNVIYTIFESDTTNVGMNSEPINVGDYHTIIVRVLDRKAEGVKSLEEAKIDIETFLKRQKAENVLNEKAQQAVKKLSENPESKIDGINFSSEQTFTLSENKDPILTNGIFSIAKPESSKALYQVVHNSNGDVVVVALNKVEQGSLSEKELSQFGMQLLRSHQSELQLQLIQGLRERAKIEVNDSFINQDDEVQQ; this is encoded by the coding sequence ATGTTAATTGAAAAAATGCACAATTTAACAAACTCAAAGATTTCTAAATTTATCTTAGGTTTGATTACTGTATCGTTTTTAGTTGGTGGAATGTCTGGCTATCTTTTTAGCTCAAATGATACTTATGCGGCAAAAGTGAACGGCGAAGTGATTTCTCAACAAGATTTTTTAAATCGCTATAATCAAGAATTTGAAATACGCGCACAACGTGAGGGAGAGGCGTTTATGGGTCAGTCAGATTCTCCTGAATTTGTTACCGCACTTCGTCAAAACATCGTTAATCTAATGATTGATCAAGAATTACTTCGCCAATATGTTAAAGAATTAAAATTAGGCGTGAGTGATGAAATGATTAAACGTGCAATCGTGACTGATCCTAATTTTCAAGTAAAGGGTAAATTTGATAATTCTGTTTATCAACGAATATTACAACAAAATCATTTAACGTCAGATGGTTACGCTTCAATTTTACGTGCTTCGTTACCTCTTGAACAAATACAAAATGGCGTTGCTAACAGTGAATTTATTGTTCCTGCTCAAGTAAAAAATAGTGCAGAAATTTTCTTTCAAAAGCGTTTAGCTCGTTTAGCAACTTTATCTCTTGCAGATGAAATGGCAAAACAATCAGTATCTGATGATGAAATCAAAACTTATTATGAAGCTAATCAAAAATCTTTTGTTCAGCCAGAGCAGGTTAAAGTTCAGTATATTGATCTTTCTGCAGATAACATAAGTAAAAATCTTCAAGTTACAGATATAGAAATTGCACAATATTATCAAGATAATAAAGCACAATTTATGACTCAGCGTTTAGCACATATTCAATTTGCAAATGAACAAGATGCGAAAGTGGCTTATGAGGAATTACAGAAAGGGGCAAATTTCGCTGATGTCGCTAAAACGAAATCTTTGGATAAAATTTCTGGCGAGAATGGCGGGGATTTAGGCTGGGTAAATGCGAATGAATTACCAAAAGCCTTTGAAGATGCCGCAGCTGCATTGCAGGTAGGGCAATATAGCCAACCAATCAATGTGGACGGCAATTACCATATTGTGTTAGTGCAAGAACGTAAAGCGCAAAGTTTGGAGAATGTGAAAGCTCAAATTGCAGATTTAGTTCGTAAATCTTTGATGGAGAGTCGTTATTTTTCTTTAGAAAAACAAGCGAGTGATAAGGCTTTTGAAGACAGTAAGTCTCTTAATACTGCAGCACAAGCAGCAGGTGTTAAGGTTCAAGAGAGCGATTATTTTTCTCGTCAAAATGTGCCTGCTGGATTAAATTTCCCTAATGTTATTTACACAATATTTGAATCAGATACTACGAATGTTGGTATGAATTCTGAACCAATTAATGTAGGCGATTATCACACAATTATTGTACGTGTGTTGGATCGCAAAGCAGAGGGCGTAAAAAGTTTAGAAGAGGCTAAAATAGATATTGAAACTTTCTTAAAACGTCAGAAAGCTGAGAATGTACTTAATGAAAAAGCACAACAAGCAGTGAAAAAATTAAGTGAAAACCCTGAATCAAAAATAGATGGCATTAATTTCTCAAGTGAGCAGACTTTTACGTTAAGTGAAAATAAAGATCCTATTTTAACAAATGGTATATTTTCAATTGCTAAACCTGAATCAAGTAAAGCTCTTTATCAAGTGGTGCATAATTCAAATGGCGATGTGGTTGTTGTTGCCTTGAATAAGGTTGAACAAGGCAGTTTAAGTGAAAAAGAATTGTCGCAATTTGGTATGCAATTATTGCGTAGTCATCAATCTGAATTACAACTTCAGTTAATACAAGGATTACGTGAGAGAGCAAAAATTGAGGTAAA
- the mnmE gene encoding tRNA uridine-5-carboxymethylaminomethyl(34) synthesis GTPase MnmE, with the protein MKETIVAQATAPGRGGIGILRVSGPLATEVAQAILGKCPKPRMADYLPFKDADGTILDQGIALYFKSPNSFTGEDVLELQGHGGQVVLDLLLKRILQIDGIRLARPGEFSEQAFLNDKLDLAQAEAIADLIDATSEQAARSALKSLQGEFSKKVNELVDSVIYLRTYVEASIDFPDEEIDFLADGKIEANLRGIINQLENVRSEAKQGSILREGMKVVIAGRPNAGKSSLLNALAGREAAIVTDIAGTTRDVLREHIHIDGMPLHIIDTAGLRDATDEVERIGISRAWTEIEQADRIILMLDSSDPESVDLSKVRSEFLAKLPSTLPVTIVRNKIDLNGEQASESEQGGYQIISLSAQTHDGVKLLREHLKQAMGFQTGIEGGFLARRRHLDALEKAAEHLQIGLVQLTEFHAGELLAEELRLVQSYLSEITGQFTSDDLLGNIFSSFCIGK; encoded by the coding sequence ATGAAAGAAACAATCGTTGCTCAAGCTACTGCGCCAGGTCGTGGTGGTATTGGGATTTTAAGAGTCTCTGGACCTTTAGCAACAGAAGTTGCTCAAGCTATATTAGGTAAATGCCCTAAGCCAAGAATGGCAGATTATCTTCCTTTTAAAGATGCTGATGGCACTATTTTAGATCAAGGGATTGCGCTTTATTTCAAATCGCCAAATTCATTTACTGGTGAAGATGTGTTGGAATTGCAAGGTCACGGTGGGCAGGTTGTATTAGATTTATTACTCAAACGTATTTTACAAATTGACGGAATCCGTTTGGCGAGACCAGGCGAGTTTTCTGAACAAGCTTTTTTGAATGATAAATTGGATCTTGCTCAAGCAGAGGCCATTGCAGATTTAATTGATGCAACATCAGAACAAGCGGCACGCTCAGCATTGAAATCCTTACAAGGCGAGTTTTCTAAAAAAGTAAATGAATTGGTTGATTCTGTGATTTATTTACGTACTTATGTAGAAGCAAGCATTGATTTTCCTGATGAAGAAATAGATTTCTTGGCGGATGGAAAAATTGAAGCAAACTTACGTGGTATTATTAATCAGCTAGAAAATGTTCGTTCTGAAGCTAAACAAGGTTCTATTTTACGTGAGGGGATGAAAGTCGTGATTGCTGGTCGCCCGAATGCAGGCAAATCGAGTTTGCTTAATGCACTTGCTGGTCGAGAAGCAGCTATCGTCACGGATATTGCAGGTACAACCCGTGATGTATTGCGTGAGCATATTCATATTGACGGTATGCCATTGCATATTATTGATACCGCAGGTCTTCGAGATGCAACCGATGAAGTGGAGCGTATTGGCATTTCTCGTGCTTGGACAGAGATTGAGCAAGCCGATCGAATTATTTTGATGTTAGATAGTAGCGATCCTGAAAGTGTAGATTTAAGCAAAGTGCGGTCAGAATTTTTAGCAAAATTACCCTCAACCTTGCCAGTTACTATTGTTAGAAACAAAATTGATTTAAATGGCGAACAAGCAAGTGAAAGCGAACAGGGCGGTTATCAAATTATTAGTCTTTCTGCTCAAACGCATGATGGTGTAAAACTTTTACGTGAGCATTTGAAACAAGCAATGGGCTTTCAAACAGGTATCGAAGGGGGATTTTTAGCTCGTCGTCGTCATTTAGATGCACTTGAGAAAGCCGCAGAGCATTTACAAATCGGTTTGGTTCAACTTACTGAATTTCACGCGGGAGAACTTTTAGCGGAAGAATTACGCTTAGTTCAAAGCTATTTAAGTGAAATTACGGGTCAATTCACATCTGATGATTTACTTGGTAATATTTTTAGTTCTTTCTGCATTGGAAAATAG
- the yidC gene encoding membrane protein insertase YidC produces the protein MDSRRSLLVLALIFISFLVYQQWQLDKNPPVQTEQTTSMTATSDVPASSPSNSQAIADSQMRGRIITLENDVFRLKIDTLGGDVISSELLKYDAELDSKTPFELLKDTKEHIYIAQSGLIGKNGIDTRSGRAQYQIEGDNFKLAEGQESLSVPLLFEKDGVTYQKIFVLKRGSYDLGVDYKIDNQSGQAIEVEPYGQLKHSIVESSGNVAMPTYTGGAYSSSDTNYKKYSFADMQDNNLSIDTKAGWVAVLQHYFVSAWIPNQDVNNQLYTITDSKNNVASIGYRGPVVTIPAGSQETITSSLWTGPKLQNQMATVANNLDLTVDYGWAWFIAKPLFWLLTFIQGIVSNWGLAIICVTIVVKAILYPLTKAQYTSMAKMRILQPKMQEMRERFGDDRQRMSQEMMKLYKEEKVNPLGGCLPILLQMPIFIALYWTFLEAVELRHAPFFGWIQDLSAQDPYYILPILMGISMFLLQKMSPTPVTDPTQQKVMNFMPLVFMFFFLWFPSGLVLYWLVSNLITIAQQQLIYRGLEKKGLHSRKK, from the coding sequence ATGGACTCAAGACGTAGCCTATTAGTGCTTGCACTGATTTTTATTTCTTTCCTTGTTTATCAGCAATGGCAGTTGGATAAAAATCCACCTGTGCAAACTGAACAAACAACTTCAATGACTGCCACTTCTGACGTTCCGGCAAGTTCCCCTTCTAATTCACAAGCCATAGCAGATTCTCAAATGCGTGGTCGTATTATTACTCTTGAAAACGATGTGTTCCGTTTGAAAATTGATACATTGGGTGGCGATGTAATTAGCTCTGAATTATTAAAATATGATGCAGAATTGGATTCAAAAACACCGTTTGAATTATTAAAAGATACTAAAGAGCATATTTATATTGCGCAAAGTGGTTTAATTGGTAAAAACGGTATTGATACTCGTTCTGGTCGTGCGCAATATCAAATTGAAGGCGATAATTTTAAATTAGCAGAGGGTCAAGAATCTCTTTCTGTACCGCTTCTTTTTGAAAAAGATGGCGTAACTTATCAAAAAATCTTTGTGTTAAAACGTGGTAGCTACGATTTAGGCGTAGATTACAAGATTGATAACCAAAGTGGTCAAGCCATTGAAGTTGAGCCTTATGGTCAATTGAAGCATTCTATTGTTGAAAGCTCTGGTAATGTTGCAATGCCTACTTATACTGGCGGTGCATATTCTTCTTCAGACACTAACTATAAAAAATATAGTTTTGCTGATATGCAAGATAATAATCTTTCTATTGATACTAAAGCTGGTTGGGTTGCGGTGTTACAACATTATTTCGTTTCTGCATGGATCCCAAATCAAGATGTAAATAATCAACTTTATACAATTACAGATAGTAAAAATAATGTTGCATCAATTGGTTATCGTGGTCCTGTTGTCACTATTCCTGCTGGTAGCCAAGAGACGATTACAAGTTCATTGTGGACTGGCCCTAAACTTCAAAATCAAATGGCAACTGTCGCAAATAATTTAGATTTAACCGTTGATTATGGCTGGGCTTGGTTTATTGCTAAACCGTTATTCTGGTTATTAACCTTTATTCAAGGGATTGTATCTAACTGGGGTTTAGCGATTATCTGTGTAACAATTGTAGTGAAAGCAATTTTGTATCCTCTTACAAAAGCACAATATACTTCAATGGCTAAAATGCGTATTTTGCAACCGAAAATGCAAGAAATGCGTGAACGTTTTGGAGATGATCGCCAACGTATGAGCCAAGAAATGATGAAACTTTATAAGGAAGAAAAAGTAAATCCACTTGGTGGTTGTTTGCCAATTCTTCTTCAAATGCCAATTTTCATCGCATTATACTGGACGTTCTTAGAAGCCGTTGAATTACGTCATGCACCATTCTTTGGTTGGATCCAAGACTTATCAGCACAAGATCCTTATTACATTCTCCCTATTTTAATGGGTATCTCAATGTTCTTGTTGCAAAAAATGTCTCCAACACCAGTAACTGACCCAACACAACAAAAAGTAATGAATTTTATGCCATTAGTTTTTATGTTCTTTTTCTTGTGGTTCCCATCAGGCTTGGTATTATACTGGTTAGTATCTAACTTGATCACTATCGCTCAACAGCAATTAATTTATCGTGGTTTAGAGAAAAAAGGGTTGCATTCTCGTAAAAAATAG